A region from the Leptospirillum ferriphilum ML-04 genome encodes:
- a CDS encoding FtsB family cell division protein, translating to MAHSTPPPSSPASDAAGSRFLLVVLLVSGAAMFLYGTGALLSGDTGIAPLIRYRWEAKDLARHKEALTKRIQDMRAHVDALRSDPFEMERIARENEHRVLEGEILVLPRNPSP from the coding sequence ATGGCGCATTCAACCCCGCCCCCCTCGTCTCCGGCATCCGATGCCGCCGGTTCGCGTTTTCTCCTCGTCGTCCTTCTTGTGTCCGGGGCGGCAATGTTTCTTTACGGGACCGGCGCTCTCCTGTCCGGCGATACGGGAATCGCGCCACTGATCCGGTATCGGTGGGAGGCGAAGGATCTGGCACGCCACAAGGAAGCCCTCACGAAGCGGATTCAGGACATGCGCGCCCATGTGGATGCCCTGCGATCGGACCCTTTCGAGATGGAGCGCATTGCCCGGGAGAATGAACATCGGGTGTTGGAGGGAGAGATTCTGGTCTTGCCCAGGAACCCTTCCCCCTGA
- the eno gene encoding phosphopyruvate hydratase, whose protein sequence is MSGIEEIHAREVLDSRGNPTVEVEILLESGASGSAIVPSGASTGSREAIELRDKEAGRFLGKGVRMAISNVVGVIREALLGLPAEDQALVDETLKALDGTPNKSVLGANAVLGVSMAVARASAIERDLPLYRSLGGMTARTLPTPFMNIINGGAHADNNLDFQEFMIVPHGLESCSDAIRAGAEIFWTLKKVLHKEGLPTLVGDEGGFAPSLASHEEAILLLLRAIREAGYEPGEDVSLALDAASSEFYRDGKYHLSGEGKTLSSLEMVEYYRDLVDRYPIVSIEDGMSEEDWDGWEVLTKNIGDRIQLVGDDLFVTNSIYLREGIRRKAGTALLVKLNQVGTVTETVDATRLALYNSMGAMISHRSGESEDTFIADLAVAMEGGQIKTGSLSRGERTAKYNRLLRIEEELGDQAIFAGLSGLRTSR, encoded by the coding sequence AGGGAGGTGCTGGATTCCCGGGGAAACCCGACGGTCGAGGTCGAAATACTTCTGGAAAGCGGTGCTTCCGGATCGGCGATTGTCCCTTCCGGAGCGTCAACCGGTTCCCGTGAGGCGATCGAGCTTCGGGACAAGGAAGCGGGACGATTCCTGGGTAAAGGGGTCCGGATGGCTATTTCCAATGTCGTGGGGGTCATTCGGGAAGCCCTTCTTGGTCTTCCGGCGGAAGACCAGGCTCTCGTGGATGAAACGCTGAAAGCTCTCGACGGAACTCCCAACAAAAGTGTTCTTGGAGCGAATGCCGTTCTGGGAGTTTCGATGGCGGTGGCCCGCGCGTCGGCGATCGAGCGGGACCTCCCCCTCTACAGAAGCCTCGGAGGCATGACAGCCCGAACACTTCCGACTCCCTTCATGAACATCATTAACGGAGGGGCTCATGCGGATAACAATCTCGATTTTCAGGAGTTCATGATCGTTCCCCACGGGCTGGAATCCTGTTCGGATGCGATCCGGGCCGGTGCGGAAATTTTCTGGACGCTGAAAAAGGTTCTGCACAAGGAGGGTCTTCCGACGCTGGTGGGAGATGAAGGAGGGTTTGCTCCTTCCCTCGCCTCCCACGAAGAGGCGATTCTTCTTCTGTTACGCGCTATCCGGGAAGCCGGTTACGAACCCGGAGAAGACGTTTCTCTGGCGCTCGATGCCGCCAGTTCGGAATTTTACCGGGACGGGAAATACCACCTCTCCGGGGAGGGAAAGACTCTGTCTTCTCTCGAGATGGTCGAGTATTACAGGGATCTGGTCGATCGCTACCCGATCGTTTCCATTGAGGACGGGATGAGCGAAGAGGATTGGGACGGATGGGAAGTCCTCACGAAAAACATTGGGGACCGGATCCAGCTGGTGGGGGATGACCTGTTCGTGACCAATTCGATCTATCTTCGGGAGGGAATCCGGAGAAAAGCGGGAACGGCTCTTCTGGTCAAGCTCAACCAGGTGGGAACGGTCACGGAAACTGTCGATGCAACCCGTCTGGCTCTCTACAACAGTATGGGGGCCATGATCTCCCACCGTTCGGGAGAATCCGAAGATACATTCATCGCAGATCTTGCAGTGGCGATGGAGGGAGGTCAGATCAAGACCGGCTCTCTTTCGAGAGGGGAAAGAACGGCAAAATACAACCGTCTTCTCCGTATCGAGGAAGAGCTCGGAGACCAGGCCATTTTCGCGGGTCTTTCCGGTCTTCGGACCTCCCGGTAA